CCGCACAGATTTGGGAAGAGTTCGTAACTGGATTGTGGCGATGATATTTTTATTATCGCTGGGGGTGACAATTACAACGGGCAATTTCTTGAGTCAAACTTATCAGTTAGCAGTGACTCAACCTTGGTTTGGCGCTCAAAATGTAGATGTAACAGCGCCTACTTGGTTACAAGCGGGGATATCTTTGGGTGGTGTGCAATTGCCCTTTGCCAGGTTATTTATTATTGCTTTAACAATAATCTGTGTGGCAGGAATTTATTTATTTTTACAACGTTCTAGCTGGGGTTTAAGAATTCGGGCGGTGACGCAAAACCGGAGTATGAGTGCTTGTTTGGGTATCCCAACTCAAAAGGTTGATGCAATTACTTTTGCACTGGGTTCTGGTTTAGCTGGTGTGGCGGGATGTGCAATTAGTTTGCTTGGTTCTGTAGGGCCAAATACAGGACAAAACTATATTATTGATACTTTTATGGTTGTTGTGGTTGGGGGTGTGGGCAATTTAGGCGGTACGATTGTGGCTGCGTTGGGAATTGGTACGGCTAATTTTTTAATTGGTTCTGGAACTCTGGCTTTGTTGTTGACTCCTGTTAAGCCTTTGGCTGATTTCTTTACTTTTTTTGCGACGACGAGTATGGCTAAGGTGATGGTGTTTGCGCTGATTATTGTGTTTTTACAGTGGAAGCCTGGGGGGATTTTTCCACAGAAGGGACGTACTGTTGATGTTTGAACAAACCGCCAAGACGCAGAGGACGCAGAGAATGAAAAAGAAGGGGGGAAGATTAATTTTAATCGAAGTTGGGGTGGTAGTTACGATCGCACTCTTGCTCATCATCATTATGCCACTGCTGCTGTCGGAATTTCGTCTAAATTTGTTGGGGCGATTTTTGTCGCTGGCGATCGCAGCTTTAGGTATCGATTTGATTTGGGGTTATACTGGTTTACTAAGTTTGGGACATGGTATTTTCTTTGGTTTGGGTGGATATGCGATCGCAATGTACCTGAAGCTGCAAGTCCCGACTGGAGAATTGCCTGATTTCATGGGACTTTATGGAGTTACAGAACTTCCCAGTTTTTGGCAACCTTTTTATTCTTTTCCTTTGACAATAGCTGCTGTGGTACTAATTCCAGGATTATTGGCGGGATTGTTAGGATATTTGGTTTTCCGAAATCGCCTCAAGGGTGTTTATTTTTCTATATTGACTCAAGCCGGAACTATTGTATTTTTCAACTTCTTTAACGGTCAACAACAATTTTTCAACGGCACGAATGGACTGATAGATTTTACAACTTTGTTTGGCGCAACGGTCAGCGATGCCAAAACACAGTTTATTTTCTACACGCTGACAGTAGTGTTTCTCGCAATCACCTATGGCATTTGTCGCTGGTTGACAACTGGACGCTTTGGGAGATTGCTGATAGCGATTCGTGATGATGAAAGTCGGGTAAGATTTTCTGGCTACGACCCTACAGATTTTAAGGTGTTGGTGTTTGTAGTTTCAGGTGCGATCGCAGGCATAGCAGGAGCATTTTACACCATTCAAAGTGGTTCTGTCTCACCCAGAGCAATGGATATTGCCTTTTCGATTGAAATGGTGATTTGGGTTGCTGTAGGCGGACGTGCTACTTTAATTGGCGCGATTGTCGGAACTTTGTTAGTAAATTGTGCCCGCACTTTTTTAAGCGAACAATTTGCCGAAATCTGGCTATTTTTCCAAGGCGCACTATTTTTGATAGTCGTCACAGTCCTTCCTGACGGTATCGTGGGATGGTTGCGTAGTCAGAATATTTCTCTTTTCCACCGCCGTCAAGAAATTGCTACATATCCCACCTTGGAAGAAGACCCCGAAGTGCAACATGAACGCGAAAATCTTGGAAACTGAAAACGTAACTGTTAGCTTTGATGGTTTTAAGGCTTTAAACCAACTTAACTTTAGTATGGATGTGGGTGAATTACGAGTAGTAATTGGCCCCAACGGCGCGGGAAAGACAACGTTTCTGGATGTGATTACAGGTAAAGTTCAGCCAACCGTTGGGCGAGTTTTATTCAAAGGAAGAAACCTACGTTCTTTACCTGAATATAAAATTGCCCG
This Nostoc sp. C052 DNA region includes the following protein-coding sequences:
- the urtC gene encoding urea ABC transporter permease subunit UrtC — its product is MKKKGGRLILIEVGVVVTIALLLIIIMPLLLSEFRLNLLGRFLSLAIAALGIDLIWGYTGLLSLGHGIFFGLGGYAIAMYLKLQVPTGELPDFMGLYGVTELPSFWQPFYSFPLTIAAVVLIPGLLAGLLGYLVFRNRLKGVYFSILTQAGTIVFFNFFNGQQQFFNGTNGLIDFTTLFGATVSDAKTQFIFYTLTVVFLAITYGICRWLTTGRFGRLLIAIRDDESRVRFSGYDPTDFKVLVFVVSGAIAGIAGAFYTIQSGSVSPRAMDIAFSIEMVIWVAVGGRATLIGAIVGTLLVNCARTFLSEQFAEIWLFFQGALFLIVVTVLPDGIVGWLRSQNISLFHRRQEIATYPTLEEDPEVQHERENLGN
- the urtB gene encoding urea ABC transporter permease subunit UrtB codes for the protein MLAGFLEAVFNGISIGAVLLIAALGLAIIFGLMGVINMAHGELMMFGAYTTYVVQNVCKQLGGVWFEVYIFLALIIAFIFTATVGLILEKGVIRYLYGRPLETLLATWGVSLIFQQFVRSVNWVLIIGLGLFSLLFFGGLWILNSRTDLGRVRNWIVAMIFLLSLGVTITTGNFLSQTYQLAVTQPWFGAQNVDVTAPTWLQAGISLGGVQLPFARLFIIALTIICVAGIYLFLQRSSWGLRIRAVTQNRSMSACLGIPTQKVDAITFALGSGLAGVAGCAISLLGSVGPNTGQNYIIDTFMVVVVGGVGNLGGTIVAALGIGTANFLIGSGTLALLLTPVKPLADFFTFFATTSMAKVMVFALIIVFLQWKPGGIFPQKGRTVDV